A genomic segment from Nitrospira sp. encodes:
- a CDS encoding Cytochrome c, class I yields MGRRQVMVLGGVLLVGLIVGTFPRLLFGNDQSRAKELVQQTCAGCHRLEGAPSSRLEKKAPDLIGAGSKFKQEWLVGWLTGKEQPLYAKSYRWDQSHTSQPHMTLPQSDAEAIVTYLETDFADPKVKAGAIDMTTFSKQEAAFGEKIFKEHACIGCHQVREGDRVVGGPHSTSLAEAGKRLKADWIYRFNSNPPDYVPHSGEFVGDVSELGLRYVTGYIATRGWEDFPYYEPWKSEPFGHASLDRGQVIYKEYCAQCHGATGKGDGPAASGLEPRPAIHANIPFEKVPTDYLYNVIYYGGRAVGKSPAMPYWGLTIGQQGVADVMAYLKATFKGVPEVAAASSKGGNTACVQPRKTAKAPQEFLVKTNPLPNSDATIHAGKTLFLQTAQPVACAMCHGDKGNGQGFMGAALLPPPRNFTCGAMMKDIPDGQLFWIIKNGSPGTGMMSFAGLPDDQVWQLIAYVRSLAK; encoded by the coding sequence ATGGGGAGACGACAGGTCATGGTGCTCGGAGGGGTGCTGTTGGTGGGGCTGATCGTTGGGACATTCCCCCGGCTGTTGTTCGGCAACGACCAGAGTCGAGCGAAGGAGCTGGTGCAGCAGACCTGCGCCGGCTGCCATCGTTTGGAAGGGGCTCCATCCTCCCGCCTGGAAAAGAAGGCGCCGGACTTGATCGGCGCCGGCAGTAAGTTCAAACAGGAGTGGCTGGTCGGCTGGCTGACAGGTAAAGAACAACCACTCTATGCAAAGAGCTACCGATGGGACCAGTCTCACACTTCTCAACCCCACATGACCCTGCCTCAGTCCGATGCGGAAGCGATCGTCACGTACCTCGAAACCGACTTTGCCGATCCGAAGGTCAAGGCGGGCGCGATCGATATGACGACCTTCAGTAAGCAGGAGGCGGCGTTCGGTGAGAAAATTTTCAAGGAGCATGCCTGTATCGGTTGTCATCAAGTCCGTGAGGGTGACCGGGTCGTCGGTGGTCCGCACAGCACGTCCCTGGCAGAGGCCGGGAAGCGGCTCAAGGCGGATTGGATCTATCGGTTCAACTCCAATCCTCCGGACTATGTTCCGCACAGCGGAGAATTCGTGGGCGATGTGAGCGAGTTGGGCCTGCGCTATGTGACGGGATACATCGCGACCAGAGGGTGGGAGGATTTCCCTTACTACGAGCCCTGGAAGAGCGAACCGTTCGGACATGCGAGTCTGGATCGCGGTCAGGTGATTTACAAGGAGTATTGTGCCCAGTGCCATGGCGCGACCGGCAAGGGAGATGGCCCTGCCGCATCGGGGTTGGAGCCGAGGCCGGCCATCCACGCCAACATTCCTTTCGAGAAGGTGCCGACCGACTATCTCTATAACGTGATCTATTACGGCGGACGGGCGGTGGGAAAATCACCCGCCATGCCCTACTGGGGCCTCACGATCGGGCAACAGGGAGTTGCGGACGTGATGGCCTATTTGAAGGCGACGTTCAAGGGGGTGCCGGAGGTCGCGGCGGCGTCGAGCAAAGGCGGAAATACAGCCTGCGTGCAACCTCGCAAGACCGCGAAGGCGCCGCAGGAGTTCTTGGTGAAGACCAATCCGTTGCCCAATTCGGATGCGACGATCCATGCGGGGAAAACCCTGTTTCTGCAGACGGCCCAACCTGTGGCCTGCGCGATGTGTCATGGCGACAAAGGCAACGGGCAAGGGTTCATGGGCGCGGCGTTGCTTCCGCCGCCCCGCAACTTCACCTGCGGCGCGATGATGAAGGACATTCCGGACGGACAGCTGTTCTGGATCATCAAGAACGGCTCGCCCGGCACCGGCATGATGTCGTTCGCCGGGCTGCCGGATGATCAGGTCTGGCAGTTGATCGCGTACGTGCGGAGTCTGGCGAAATGA
- a CDS encoding Transcriptional regulator, LuxR family, which translates to MDRSIIAMLARTADGAMLADEHGQVIFWNRTAERLLGFKACDVLGRPCHEVMRGETVSGHSFCSPSCTVAHQLGCGGAVRHFDIRTHTKAGKVMWLNVSSLPVPSRKPNRFRFVHLFRDISKQAKARSLIDELHSVLSPKENLVAARLKLPSAPHYVSDALPELSADLPLSTRERDVLRRLGSGQTTKAIADGLCISLATVRNHIQHILEKLGAHSRLEALAIAFHRNVRSS; encoded by the coding sequence ATGGACCGTTCCATCATCGCTATGCTGGCCAGGACCGCCGATGGGGCTATGTTGGCGGATGAGCATGGACAGGTGATTTTCTGGAACCGCACCGCAGAGCGATTGTTGGGGTTCAAGGCCTGTGACGTGCTCGGTCGTCCCTGTCATGAGGTCATGCGAGGGGAGACGGTGAGCGGCCATTCCTTCTGCTCGCCGTCGTGTACCGTGGCGCACCAACTCGGCTGCGGCGGAGCCGTGCGGCACTTCGACATCAGAACCCATACCAAGGCCGGGAAGGTCATGTGGTTGAACGTGAGTTCGTTGCCCGTGCCGTCCAGGAAACCGAACCGGTTTCGGTTCGTCCATCTCTTTCGGGACATCTCGAAGCAAGCCAAGGCCCGGTCCTTGATCGATGAATTACACAGTGTCCTCTCGCCGAAGGAGAACCTTGTCGCGGCTCGCCTCAAGCTCCCTTCGGCTCCTCATTACGTTTCCGATGCCCTCCCTGAACTTTCGGCGGACCTGCCCCTGAGCACGCGTGAACGCGACGTGTTGCGGCGCCTGGGTTCCGGCCAGACCACCAAAGCGATTGCCGACGGTCTTTGTATCAGTCTCGCCACGGTTCGCAACCACATCCAACACATTCTCGAGAAGCTGGGAGCGCACAGCCGTCTCGAAGCTCTCGCGATCGCCTTCCATCG